Proteins encoded within one genomic window of Etheostoma cragini isolate CJK2018 chromosome 21, CSU_Ecrag_1.0, whole genome shotgun sequence:
- the lrrc18b gene encoding leucine-rich repeat-containing protein 18 has product MAKGKKIKQAKSKTITLKVAQNCVELTLDGIRRLNLSFKEVVTVPKCIQKLCEMDELDLSRNLITKVPDFIDNFIRIRVLDLHSNYLEQLPVTIGRLQSLRVLNLCNNRLTSLPSEIGLLRSLQTLNLGINRLESLPSSISALKELRHIGLSDNRFTRVPGCLRKLSNLESVNLDRNPLAIEEVPSNESLMMAERFYLVQESDLCEDCLNKCQIERKKVEDVENRKETLLGMSDLVTQEDREM; this is encoded by the exons ATGGCCAAgggaaagaaaatcaaacagGCTAAAAGTAAGACCATCACCTTGAAAGTGGCTCAGAACTGTGTGGAGTTGACTCTGGACGGTATACGTCGTCTGAACCTCAGTTTCAAGGAAGTCGTCACGGTGCCGAAGTGCATCCAGAAGCTGTGTGAAATGGATGAACTGGACCTGAGCAGGAACCTGATTACAAAGGTCCCGGACTTCATTGACAATTTCATCAGAATCCGTGTTTTGGATCTGCACAGCAATTAT CTGGAGCAGCTCCCTGTAACAATTGGACGTCTCCAGAGCCTGCGGGTTTTGAACCTGTGTAACAACCGTCTGACAAGCCTGCCCAGCGAGATTGGCCTGCTAAGGAGCCTCCAGACGCTCAACCTGGGTATAAACCGACTGGAAAGTCTTCCGTCCTCCATCTCTGCATTAAAAGAGCTCCGCCACATCGGCCTTTCTGACAACCGATTCACTCGGGTCCCTGGCTGCCTCCGGAAGCTGAGCAACCTGGAGAGTGTGAACCTGGACAGGAACCCACTCGCCATAGAGGAGGTACCCAGCAACGAGTCCCTGATGATGGCAGAGAGGTTTTATCTGGTCCAGGAGAGTGACCTGTGTGAGGACTGCCTGAATAAGTGCCAAATTGAGAGGAAGAAGGTGGAGGATGTAGAAAACAGAAAGGAGACATTACTGGGTATGTCCGACTTGGTGACCCAGGAAGACAGGGAGATGTAG